From a region of the Streptomyces sp. NBC_01408 genome:
- a CDS encoding sigma-70 family RNA polymerase sigma factor: MDSEAIDRFEASRGRLASLAYRLLGSAADAEDAVQDTFLRWQAADRERVEVPEAWLTKVVTNLCLDRLRSAQARHERAAGAWLPEPLLEGDPMLGPADTFEQRESVSLAVLTLLERLSPVERAVYVLREAFSYSHAEIAGILDITESASQQRVHRARIRVAAERRRGGEADPASARRVVEEFLAAATSGRTERLVALLTEDVTAFSDGAGLGKRLLRYRTRERVASYVRAGFKPTPAKRRLAGGSPAMCIALVNGSPAVLAVVDDRVVGAVAFEVSDGKVASLRGIAAANRLARLNEAWRQHEPDAPVINAW, encoded by the coding sequence ATGGACAGCGAAGCCATCGACCGGTTCGAGGCCAGCCGGGGCCGGCTGGCCTCGCTCGCGTACCGTCTGCTCGGCTCGGCCGCCGACGCCGAGGACGCCGTGCAGGACACGTTCCTGCGCTGGCAGGCCGCGGACCGCGAGCGGGTCGAGGTGCCGGAAGCGTGGCTGACCAAGGTCGTCACCAACCTCTGCCTCGACCGGCTCCGCTCGGCGCAGGCGCGCCACGAGCGAGCGGCCGGTGCCTGGCTGCCCGAGCCGCTCCTCGAGGGCGACCCGATGCTCGGCCCTGCCGACACCTTCGAGCAGCGCGAATCGGTGTCCTTGGCCGTACTGACCCTCTTGGAGCGTCTCTCCCCGGTCGAACGGGCCGTCTATGTCTTGCGCGAGGCCTTCTCGTACAGCCACGCCGAGATCGCCGGGATCCTCGACATCACCGAGTCCGCGAGCCAGCAGCGTGTCCACCGGGCCCGGATCCGGGTCGCCGCCGAGCGCCGCCGCGGCGGCGAGGCCGACCCCGCGTCCGCGCGCCGGGTCGTCGAGGAGTTCCTCGCCGCCGCCACGTCGGGGCGCACCGAACGGCTGGTGGCGCTGCTCACCGAGGACGTGACGGCGTTCTCGGACGGCGCCGGACTGGGCAAGCGGCTGTTGCGGTACAGGACGCGCGAGCGGGTCGCCTCCTACGTGCGGGCCGGCTTCAAGCCCACGCCGGCGAAGCGGCGGCTGGCCGGCGGCTCACCCGCGATGTGCATCGCGCTGGTCAACGGCTCCCCGGCCGTCCTCGCCGTGGTCGACGACCGGGTCGTGGGCGCCGTGGCGTTCGAAGTCAGCGACGGCAAGGTCGCGTCCCTGCGCGGCATCGCCGCCGCGAACCGGCTCGCGCGCCTCAACGAGGCCTGGCGGCAGCACGAACCCGACGCACCGGTCATCAACGCATGGTGA
- a CDS encoding NAD(P)/FAD-dependent oxidoreductase has product MKHRIVVLGAGYAGAFAAGNLARRLSPADTEITVVNAVPDFVERMRLHQLAVGQELAFRRLADVFAGTGVRLCLARVTGVDPERRTVAVTGEDGDGELAYDTLLYALGSSVAHHGVPGVAEYAFDVTGRSSALRLRERLAGLGEGGTVLVVGEGLTGIETATEFAESRPDLSVALAARGELGAWLSPKARRHLRHAFDRLGVTVHEHTGIEAVEATRAIAADGTSIHADVTVWSAGFAVHPIAAASGLEVAETGQIVVDRTMRSVSHPDVYAAGDCAYAIGENGRALPMSCASAGFTNMQATAAIIARLTGSDVPTTGLKYHGNHISLGRRDAIFQMVDGEARSKSWYLGGRTAARLKSGVLNGAGWGIAHPTFGMPKRKRRLATVPDRAGVRVAA; this is encoded by the coding sequence ATGAAGCACCGCATCGTCGTACTCGGCGCCGGATACGCCGGGGCCTTCGCCGCCGGAAACCTGGCCCGTCGGCTCTCCCCGGCCGACACCGAGATCACCGTCGTCAACGCCGTGCCCGACTTCGTCGAGCGGATGCGGCTCCACCAGCTCGCGGTCGGCCAGGAACTCGCGTTCCGCAGGCTCGCCGACGTATTCGCGGGCACCGGGGTGCGGCTGTGCCTGGCTCGCGTCACCGGCGTCGACCCCGAGCGCAGGACCGTCGCCGTGACCGGCGAGGACGGCGACGGTGAGCTCGCGTACGACACGCTCCTCTACGCGCTCGGCAGCTCCGTAGCCCACCATGGCGTCCCCGGCGTGGCCGAGTACGCCTTCGACGTGACCGGCCGGTCCTCGGCGCTGCGTCTGCGCGAGCGCCTGGCCGGCCTGGGCGAGGGCGGCACCGTGCTGGTCGTCGGTGAGGGGCTGACCGGCATCGAGACCGCCACCGAGTTCGCCGAGTCCCGGCCCGACCTCTCGGTCGCGCTCGCCGCACGCGGCGAGCTGGGCGCCTGGCTCTCCCCGAAGGCCCGCCGGCACCTGCGCCATGCCTTCGACCGGCTCGGCGTCACCGTCCACGAGCACACCGGCATCGAAGCCGTCGAGGCGACACGGGCGATCGCTGCCGACGGTACGTCCATCCACGCCGACGTGACCGTGTGGTCGGCCGGGTTCGCCGTGCACCCCATCGCGGCCGCCAGCGGCCTGGAGGTCGCCGAGACCGGCCAGATCGTCGTCGACCGCACCATGCGCTCGGTCTCGCACCCGGACGTCTACGCCGCCGGAGACTGCGCCTACGCGATCGGCGAGAACGGCCGGGCGCTGCCGATGTCCTGCGCCTCGGCCGGGTTCACCAACATGCAGGCGACCGCCGCGATCATCGCGCGCCTGACGGGCAGTGATGTCCCGACCACCGGGCTGAAATACCACGGTAACCACATCAGCCTCGGGCGGCGGGACGCGATCTTCCAGATGGTGGACGGGGAGGCCCGGTCGAAGTCCTGGTACCTGGGCGGCCGGACCGCCGCGCGGCTCAAGTCGGGCGTACTCAACGGGGCCGGGTGGGGCATCGCCCACCCGACCTTCGGCATGCCGAAGCGCAAGCGCCGCCTGGCCACCGTGCCCGACCGGGCCGGTGTGAGGGTCGCCGCATAG
- a CDS encoding TetR/AcrR family transcriptional regulator encodes MPTESPAGEPPARSKRADAQRNRQTVLTAAAEVFVTSGVDAPIRQIAARAGVGMATIYRHFPTRADLVTAVYRHQIEACAEAGPKLLASAGSPVDALRQWIDLFVDFLVTKHGLADALQSDSDRFAPLHTYFLDRLLPVCAQLLDAAVDAGDIRPGTQPYELMRGIGNLCIGRDSDPLYDPRRLIELLLQGLQRPRPA; translated from the coding sequence ATGCCCACCGAGAGCCCCGCAGGGGAGCCGCCGGCCCGAAGCAAGCGGGCCGACGCCCAGCGCAACCGGCAGACGGTGCTCACCGCCGCCGCCGAGGTGTTCGTCACCTCCGGCGTCGACGCGCCGATCCGACAGATCGCTGCCCGGGCGGGCGTCGGGATGGCCACGATCTACCGGCACTTCCCCACCCGGGCGGATCTCGTCACCGCCGTCTACCGCCACCAGATCGAGGCATGCGCGGAAGCCGGCCCGAAGCTGCTGGCCAGTGCCGGCTCCCCGGTCGACGCACTGCGCCAGTGGATCGACCTCTTCGTCGACTTCCTGGTCACCAAGCACGGACTCGCCGACGCCCTGCAGTCCGACAGCGACCGCTTCGCCCCGCTGCACACCTACTTCCTCGACCGCCTGCTGCCCGTCTGCGCCCAACTCCTCGACGCAGCGGTCGACGCCGGCGACATCAGGCCCGGCACGCAGCCCTACGAGCTGATGCGCGGCATCGGCAACCTCTGCATCGGACGCGACAGCGACCCCCTGTACGACCCCCGCCGTTTGATCGAACTGCTCCTCCAGGGACTACAGCGGCCTCGACCGGCCTGA
- a CDS encoding alpha/beta fold hydrolase, with product MSTSTATTADALGAPVPVLSFSPVVLSVPGRPVGLQVRVSAPATGTSLPVLLLSHGHGPSNNLSSLNGYAPLANLWAAHGFVVVQPTHLTSRTLTDLVADAPGAPDFWRSRAEDMTHVLDRLEVIENAVPQLAGRIDHTRVALVGHSLGGFTAALLLGAGITDPDTGRVVHLVEPRIKAGVLLAAPGRGGDVFNGPMAEQWPIIGAVDFSTMTTPALVVAGDKDDPRHFTDMGPDWHADPYTLAPGPKTLLTLFDAEHGLGGIAGYDAAETTDESPERVAALARLTAAYLRTRLHPGDNAWQTAHEALTTGPDPVGRVEAK from the coding sequence GTGAGCACATCCACCGCCACCACCGCCGACGCCTTGGGCGCGCCCGTCCCGGTCCTGTCCTTCAGTCCGGTGGTGCTGTCCGTACCGGGACGTCCCGTGGGCCTACAGGTACGTGTCTCCGCGCCCGCGACCGGAACGAGCCTTCCCGTCCTCCTCCTCTCCCACGGCCACGGCCCCTCGAACAACCTCTCCTCGCTCAACGGCTACGCGCCGCTCGCCAACCTCTGGGCGGCGCACGGGTTCGTCGTCGTCCAGCCCACCCACCTCACCTCAAGGACACTGACCGACCTGGTCGCCGACGCCCCCGGCGCACCCGACTTCTGGCGCTCCCGCGCCGAGGACATGACCCACGTCCTCGACCGGCTCGAGGTGATCGAGAACGCCGTGCCGCAGCTCGCCGGGCGGATCGACCACACGAGGGTCGCCCTCGTCGGACACTCACTCGGCGGCTTCACCGCCGCCCTCCTGCTGGGCGCCGGGATCACCGACCCCGACACCGGGAGGGTGGTGCACCTGGTCGAGCCCCGGATCAAGGCGGGCGTGCTGCTCGCCGCGCCCGGCAGGGGCGGCGACGTCTTCAACGGGCCCATGGCCGAGCAATGGCCGATCATCGGGGCCGTCGACTTCTCCACCATGACCACACCCGCGCTGGTCGTCGCCGGCGACAAGGACGACCCCCGGCACTTCACGGACATGGGGCCGGACTGGCACGCCGACCCCTACACCCTCGCCCCCGGTCCCAAGACCCTGCTCACCCTGTTCGACGCGGAGCACGGACTCGGCGGGATCGCCGGATACGACGCCGCCGAGACCACGGACGAAAGCCCCGAGCGGGTCGCCGCCCTCGCACGGCTCACTGCGGCCTACCTCCGCACCCGGCTCCACCCCGGCGACAACGCCTGGCAGACCGCGCACGAGGCGCTGACGACCGGCCCCGATCCGGTCGGACGAGTCGAAGCCAAGTAA